The proteins below come from a single Zonotrichia leucophrys gambelii isolate GWCS_2022_RI chromosome 3, RI_Zleu_2.0, whole genome shotgun sequence genomic window:
- the ZC3H6 gene encoding zinc finger CCCH domain-containing protein 6 isoform X1 — protein sequence MAFESLFSKPPNPVLDPNMPDSDRQHAGDEREDGELEDGEIDDAAYEDVKEHGSKGDDKQKNEKGHRKSRKKRKKEKEKKKSKRRRRDKHKHNSPSSDDSSDYSHDSDMERTERPHKKSSSSSYRDYDSSFSQHGHVSGNYMSSQKMQHKKNVKSKEYDNYSHYSDENFGNYNEEEKDEDFADQLKQYRQAKETSSGDLGPPFPKEPVKKQGMKGIQKGYSCFPGISQRGNNYNVGRGRGMQKKLKRKDRGRGRGGNKGSDGFHEDGKPVKKWVNMSQEFINQHTVEHKGKQICKYFLEGRCIKGEQCKFDHDAEIEKKKEICKFYIQGYCTKGENCIYLHNEFPCKFYHTGAKCYQGDKCKFSHAPLTAETKELLDKVLNNEEEPQNEDEKELEELRKRGIVPLPKPPPGVGLLPTPPEQYPFSESDMENYQDPSGDYKKIPSLFEIVVKPTVDLAHKIGKKPPTFYNSGSPPRPPFQGNDPHSQHMYNPGSSPGPGPGMSQGHNGPPMHPGSPGHHPCGGPQGPGMPQSPPMQGVPPGYMGPQNQTGMPMQGQQGGPPLTPPGMGGSYNSPGVQGHMVNMPRDNHCPPGPQYQQMAGEYEPMQNPADFYDNYYSHQAVHNFQPANNSGDGAWHGEFTDHQAHLMAPESHAGGSESDCMGGHMGHNQGINVPDFLPAMQKALYARLSQKHQRDGDSASSQGQRAMSKDEDDNVNWYSSSEEEEGSSVKSILKTLKKQSENFRNRQQHSTEQHMLGMPTDPRLAKDKGVGAQAADPRLRASPRPNPRKPSESASLDPRLARDPRMHKVSEGAHPGPSLAGAKLDLHHAHAGVKVKQKGLDDDEEDSERELRERAFLIPLEPLPGVTLRDPRSQLRQFSHIKMDVTLMKPNFAKHIVWAPEDLLPIPLPKPDPVSSINLPLPPLIADQRLNKLRNLKNDPHPNAMPADPRLAAKAKNSLVGRGGYLDPSTDSHASSSSKLGDPRLQKNVDPRLHRLSSADTHHGVGKDSHPPKFDPRLARAAASSSQPSEATTPKPDPDALPPYAPKLSSSGVRLGTPGSILSGISLYDPRDHSSSSDTAPASSGENGENQKKSILKNSSKNEPSLAEDASQQKAASNTEKPTEGSAEAAPDKANSTSKSQAKHSSAAPAVHNLPIQALSGLIRPQYSDPRQVRQPGQVTQAPESDPNGESDDKSLKDVFKTFDPTASPFC from the exons ATGGCCTTTGAAAGCCTGTtctccaaacccccaaacccagtTCTTGACCCAAACATGCCCGACTCTGACAGGCAACATGCAGGGGACGAAAG GGAAGATGGAGAGCTGGAAGATGGGGAAATAGATGATGCAGCCTATGAGGATGTGAAGGAACATGGCTCAAAAGGGGACGATAAACAGAAAAACGAGAAAGGCCACAGGAAATCCCGGAAAAAACgcaaaaaagagaaggaaaagaaaaaatccaaaaggagAAGACGGGACAAGCATaag CATAACTCCCCTTCCAGCGATGACAGCTCCGACTACAGCCACGACTCCGACATGGAGCGCACGGAAAGGCCCcacaaaaaaagcagcagctcttcctaCAGGGATTATGATTCCTCCTTCAGTCAG CATGGACACGTGTCAGGGAATTACATGAGTTCCCAGAAAATGCAGCataaaaaaaatgtcaaaagtaAGGAATATGACAACTACAGTCATTACAGTGATGAAAACTTTGGCAATTACAACGAGGAGGAAAAGGATGAGGATTTTGCTGACCAGCTCAAACAGTACAGACAAGCTAAGGAGACTTCCAGTGGGGATTTGGGACCTCCATTCCCAAAGGAACCAGTGAAGAAACAGGGCATGAAAGGGATCCAGAAAG GTTATTCCTGTTTTCCAGGCATTTCCCAACGAGGGAACAACTACAACGTTGGAAGGGGGCGTGGAATGCAAAAGAAGCTGAAGCGCAAAGATCGCGGCAGGGGCAGAGGCGGCAATAAAGGATCCGATGGCTTCCATGAG gaTGGCAAACCAGTGAAGAAATGGGTTAATATGAGCCAGGAGTTCATCAACCAGCACACAGTGGAGCACAAGGGCAAACAGATCTGTAAATACTTCCTTGAAGGGAGGTGCATTAag GGTGAACAGTGTAAATTTGATCATGATGCAgagattgaaaagaaaaaggaaatctgtAAGTTTTACATCCAGGGTTACTGCACCAAAGGAGAGAACTGCATTTATTTGCACAAT GAATTCCCCTGCAAGTTTTACCACACAGGAGCAAAGTGTTATCAAGGAGATAAATGCAAATTCTCTCACGCGCCCCTGACTGCAGAaaccaaggagctgctggataaG GTTTTGAATAATGAGGAGGAACCCCAGAATGAAGatgagaaggagctggaggagctccGGAAGCGGGGCATCGttccccttcccaaaccccCGCCGGGGGTCGGACTCCTGCCAACGCCCCCGGAGCAATATCCCTTCTCCGAGTCCGACATGGAGAATTACCAAGATCCTTCAGGAGATTATAAGAAAATCCCATCTCTTTTTGAAATTGTTGTGAAGCCCACCGTGGATTTGGCACACAAAATTGGGAAGAA GCCACCAACCTTCTACAACAGCGGGTCACCCCCGCGGCCGCCGTTCCAGGGCAACGacccccactcccagcacatGTACAACCCAGGCTCGAGTCCAGGGCCAGGCCCTGGCATGTCCCAGGGTCACAACGGGCCCCCGATGCACCCCGGCTCTCCTGGGCACCATCCCTGCGGAGGCCCCCAGGGGCCGGGAATGCCGCAGAGCCCCCCCATGCAGGGCGTTCCCCCGGGCTACATGGGCCCGCAGAACCAGACTGGAATGCCcatgcagggccagcagggggGGCCGCCCCTCACCCCGCCGGGGATGGGAGGATCCTACAATTCCCCCGGAGTGCAGGGACACATGGTGAACATGCCaagggacaatcactgccccCCGGGGCCGCAGTACCAGCAGATGGCCGGCGAGTACGAGCCCATGCAGAACCCGGCTGACTTCTATGACAACTATTATTCCCACCAAGCTGTACACAACTTCCAGCCAGCCAATAATTCTGGAG ATGGAGCCTGGCACGGGGAATTCACGGATCACCAGGCTCACCTCATGGCTCCGGAGTCGCACGCGGGCGGGAGCGAGTCGGACTGCATGGGCGGCCACATGGGCCACAACCAGGGCATCAACGTGCCCGACTTCCTGCCCGCCATGCAGAAGGCCCTGTATGCCAGGCTCAGCCAGAAGCACCAGCGGGATGGAgactctgccagcagccagggccagAGGGCCATGAGCAAAGATGAAG ATGACAATGTCAACTGGTATTCCAGcagtgaggaggaagaggggagcAGTGTTAAATCAATCCTCAAAACCTTAAAGAAACAAAGCGAAAACTTTAGGAATCGGCAACAACATTCCACGGAGCAGCACATGCTTGGGATGCCAACGGATCCCAGGCTGGCAAAAGACAAAGGTGTGGGGGCTCAGGCTGCTGACCCGCGACTCCGCGCGTCCCCAAGGCCCAATCCCAGGAAACCTTCGGAGTCGGCGTCCCTGGATCCCCGGCTGGCCCGCGATCCGCGGATGCACAAGGTCAGCGAGGGCGCCCATCCCGGCCCCTCCCTGGCCGGGGCCAAGCTGGATTTGCACCACGCCCACGCCGGAGTGAAGGTCAAGCAGAAAGGGCTggatgatgatgaggaggactcgGAGAGGGAGCTGAGGGAACGAGCTTTCCTCATTCCCTTGGAGCCTCTGCCGGGCGTCACGTTACGGGATCCCCGCTCCCAGCTGCGGCAGTTCAGCCACATTAAGATGGATGTGACCCTGATGAAACCCAACTTTGCCAAGCACATTGTGTGGGCCCCCGAGGACTTGCTCCCAATCCCTCTGCCTAAACCCGACCCCGTCTCTTCCATCAATTTacctctccctcctctcatTGCTGACCAGAGACTGAATAAACTGCGGAATCTGAAGAACGATCCACACCCCAACGCGATGCCAGCCGATCCCCGGCTCGCTGCCAAGGCCAAAAACAGCCTTGTGGGCCGGGGTGGCTACTTGGATCCATCCACAGATTCCCATGCCAGTAGCTCCAGCAAACTGGGGGATCCTCGCTTGCAAAAGAACGTTGATCCCAGACTCCACAGACTGTCGAGTGCAGACACTCACCACGGAGTCGGGAAGGATTCCCACCCTCCCAAGTTTGACCCCCGGcttgccagagctgctgccagctcatcccagccctcagAAGCCACGACTCCAAAACCCGACCCCGATGCTCTGCCTCCCTATGCGCCCAAATTATCATCCAGTGGTGTTAGGCTGGGAACTCCCGGCTCCATCCTGAGCGGGATCAGTTTGTACGATCCCAGGGATCACAGCTCATCCTCGGACACGGCTCCAGCCAGTTCGGGAGAGAATGGAGagaaccagaaaaaaagcattttgaaaaattccAGTAAAAATGAGCCAAGTCTCGCGGAAGATGCGTCCCAGCAGAAGGCTGCCTCCAACACGGAAAAACCCACGGAAGGATCAGCGGAAGCTGCTCCAGACAAGGCCAACAGCACCAGTAAATCTCAGGCTAAACACTCCAGCGCTGCCCCTGCCGTCCATAATCTCCCAATCCAGGCTCTGTCGGGGTTAATCCGGCCGCAGTACAGCGACCCCAGGCAGGTGAGGCAGCCGGGACAGGTAACGCAGGCCCCGGAGAGCGATCCCAACGGGGAGTCGGATGATAAATCCTTGAAAGATGTTTTCAAGACTTTCGATCCAACTGCTTCCCCGTTTTGTTAG
- the ZC3H6 gene encoding zinc finger CCCH domain-containing protein 6 isoform X2 has product MAFESLFSKPPNPVLDPNMPDSDRQHAGDEREDGELEDGEIDDAAYEDVKEHGSKGDDKQKNEKGHRKSRKKRKKEKEKKKSKRRRRDKHKHNSPSSDDSSDYSHDSDMERTERPHKKSSSSSYRDYDSSFSQHGHVSGNYMSSQKMQHKKNVKSKEYDNYSHYSDENFGNYNEEEKDEDFADQLKQYRQAKETSSGDLGPPFPKEPVKKQGMKGIQKGISQRGNNYNVGRGRGMQKKLKRKDRGRGRGGNKGSDGFHEDGKPVKKWVNMSQEFINQHTVEHKGKQICKYFLEGRCIKGEQCKFDHDAEIEKKKEICKFYIQGYCTKGENCIYLHNEFPCKFYHTGAKCYQGDKCKFSHAPLTAETKELLDKVLNNEEEPQNEDEKELEELRKRGIVPLPKPPPGVGLLPTPPEQYPFSESDMENYQDPSGDYKKIPSLFEIVVKPTVDLAHKIGKKPPTFYNSGSPPRPPFQGNDPHSQHMYNPGSSPGPGPGMSQGHNGPPMHPGSPGHHPCGGPQGPGMPQSPPMQGVPPGYMGPQNQTGMPMQGQQGGPPLTPPGMGGSYNSPGVQGHMVNMPRDNHCPPGPQYQQMAGEYEPMQNPADFYDNYYSHQAVHNFQPANNSGDGAWHGEFTDHQAHLMAPESHAGGSESDCMGGHMGHNQGINVPDFLPAMQKALYARLSQKHQRDGDSASSQGQRAMSKDEDDNVNWYSSSEEEEGSSVKSILKTLKKQSENFRNRQQHSTEQHMLGMPTDPRLAKDKGVGAQAADPRLRASPRPNPRKPSESASLDPRLARDPRMHKVSEGAHPGPSLAGAKLDLHHAHAGVKVKQKGLDDDEEDSERELRERAFLIPLEPLPGVTLRDPRSQLRQFSHIKMDVTLMKPNFAKHIVWAPEDLLPIPLPKPDPVSSINLPLPPLIADQRLNKLRNLKNDPHPNAMPADPRLAAKAKNSLVGRGGYLDPSTDSHASSSSKLGDPRLQKNVDPRLHRLSSADTHHGVGKDSHPPKFDPRLARAAASSSQPSEATTPKPDPDALPPYAPKLSSSGVRLGTPGSILSGISLYDPRDHSSSSDTAPASSGENGENQKKSILKNSSKNEPSLAEDASQQKAASNTEKPTEGSAEAAPDKANSTSKSQAKHSSAAPAVHNLPIQALSGLIRPQYSDPRQVRQPGQVTQAPESDPNGESDDKSLKDVFKTFDPTASPFC; this is encoded by the exons ATGGCCTTTGAAAGCCTGTtctccaaacccccaaacccagtTCTTGACCCAAACATGCCCGACTCTGACAGGCAACATGCAGGGGACGAAAG GGAAGATGGAGAGCTGGAAGATGGGGAAATAGATGATGCAGCCTATGAGGATGTGAAGGAACATGGCTCAAAAGGGGACGATAAACAGAAAAACGAGAAAGGCCACAGGAAATCCCGGAAAAAACgcaaaaaagagaaggaaaagaaaaaatccaaaaggagAAGACGGGACAAGCATaag CATAACTCCCCTTCCAGCGATGACAGCTCCGACTACAGCCACGACTCCGACATGGAGCGCACGGAAAGGCCCcacaaaaaaagcagcagctcttcctaCAGGGATTATGATTCCTCCTTCAGTCAG CATGGACACGTGTCAGGGAATTACATGAGTTCCCAGAAAATGCAGCataaaaaaaatgtcaaaagtaAGGAATATGACAACTACAGTCATTACAGTGATGAAAACTTTGGCAATTACAACGAGGAGGAAAAGGATGAGGATTTTGCTGACCAGCTCAAACAGTACAGACAAGCTAAGGAGACTTCCAGTGGGGATTTGGGACCTCCATTCCCAAAGGAACCAGTGAAGAAACAGGGCATGAAAGGGATCCAGAAAG GCATTTCCCAACGAGGGAACAACTACAACGTTGGAAGGGGGCGTGGAATGCAAAAGAAGCTGAAGCGCAAAGATCGCGGCAGGGGCAGAGGCGGCAATAAAGGATCCGATGGCTTCCATGAG gaTGGCAAACCAGTGAAGAAATGGGTTAATATGAGCCAGGAGTTCATCAACCAGCACACAGTGGAGCACAAGGGCAAACAGATCTGTAAATACTTCCTTGAAGGGAGGTGCATTAag GGTGAACAGTGTAAATTTGATCATGATGCAgagattgaaaagaaaaaggaaatctgtAAGTTTTACATCCAGGGTTACTGCACCAAAGGAGAGAACTGCATTTATTTGCACAAT GAATTCCCCTGCAAGTTTTACCACACAGGAGCAAAGTGTTATCAAGGAGATAAATGCAAATTCTCTCACGCGCCCCTGACTGCAGAaaccaaggagctgctggataaG GTTTTGAATAATGAGGAGGAACCCCAGAATGAAGatgagaaggagctggaggagctccGGAAGCGGGGCATCGttccccttcccaaaccccCGCCGGGGGTCGGACTCCTGCCAACGCCCCCGGAGCAATATCCCTTCTCCGAGTCCGACATGGAGAATTACCAAGATCCTTCAGGAGATTATAAGAAAATCCCATCTCTTTTTGAAATTGTTGTGAAGCCCACCGTGGATTTGGCACACAAAATTGGGAAGAA GCCACCAACCTTCTACAACAGCGGGTCACCCCCGCGGCCGCCGTTCCAGGGCAACGacccccactcccagcacatGTACAACCCAGGCTCGAGTCCAGGGCCAGGCCCTGGCATGTCCCAGGGTCACAACGGGCCCCCGATGCACCCCGGCTCTCCTGGGCACCATCCCTGCGGAGGCCCCCAGGGGCCGGGAATGCCGCAGAGCCCCCCCATGCAGGGCGTTCCCCCGGGCTACATGGGCCCGCAGAACCAGACTGGAATGCCcatgcagggccagcagggggGGCCGCCCCTCACCCCGCCGGGGATGGGAGGATCCTACAATTCCCCCGGAGTGCAGGGACACATGGTGAACATGCCaagggacaatcactgccccCCGGGGCCGCAGTACCAGCAGATGGCCGGCGAGTACGAGCCCATGCAGAACCCGGCTGACTTCTATGACAACTATTATTCCCACCAAGCTGTACACAACTTCCAGCCAGCCAATAATTCTGGAG ATGGAGCCTGGCACGGGGAATTCACGGATCACCAGGCTCACCTCATGGCTCCGGAGTCGCACGCGGGCGGGAGCGAGTCGGACTGCATGGGCGGCCACATGGGCCACAACCAGGGCATCAACGTGCCCGACTTCCTGCCCGCCATGCAGAAGGCCCTGTATGCCAGGCTCAGCCAGAAGCACCAGCGGGATGGAgactctgccagcagccagggccagAGGGCCATGAGCAAAGATGAAG ATGACAATGTCAACTGGTATTCCAGcagtgaggaggaagaggggagcAGTGTTAAATCAATCCTCAAAACCTTAAAGAAACAAAGCGAAAACTTTAGGAATCGGCAACAACATTCCACGGAGCAGCACATGCTTGGGATGCCAACGGATCCCAGGCTGGCAAAAGACAAAGGTGTGGGGGCTCAGGCTGCTGACCCGCGACTCCGCGCGTCCCCAAGGCCCAATCCCAGGAAACCTTCGGAGTCGGCGTCCCTGGATCCCCGGCTGGCCCGCGATCCGCGGATGCACAAGGTCAGCGAGGGCGCCCATCCCGGCCCCTCCCTGGCCGGGGCCAAGCTGGATTTGCACCACGCCCACGCCGGAGTGAAGGTCAAGCAGAAAGGGCTggatgatgatgaggaggactcgGAGAGGGAGCTGAGGGAACGAGCTTTCCTCATTCCCTTGGAGCCTCTGCCGGGCGTCACGTTACGGGATCCCCGCTCCCAGCTGCGGCAGTTCAGCCACATTAAGATGGATGTGACCCTGATGAAACCCAACTTTGCCAAGCACATTGTGTGGGCCCCCGAGGACTTGCTCCCAATCCCTCTGCCTAAACCCGACCCCGTCTCTTCCATCAATTTacctctccctcctctcatTGCTGACCAGAGACTGAATAAACTGCGGAATCTGAAGAACGATCCACACCCCAACGCGATGCCAGCCGATCCCCGGCTCGCTGCCAAGGCCAAAAACAGCCTTGTGGGCCGGGGTGGCTACTTGGATCCATCCACAGATTCCCATGCCAGTAGCTCCAGCAAACTGGGGGATCCTCGCTTGCAAAAGAACGTTGATCCCAGACTCCACAGACTGTCGAGTGCAGACACTCACCACGGAGTCGGGAAGGATTCCCACCCTCCCAAGTTTGACCCCCGGcttgccagagctgctgccagctcatcccagccctcagAAGCCACGACTCCAAAACCCGACCCCGATGCTCTGCCTCCCTATGCGCCCAAATTATCATCCAGTGGTGTTAGGCTGGGAACTCCCGGCTCCATCCTGAGCGGGATCAGTTTGTACGATCCCAGGGATCACAGCTCATCCTCGGACACGGCTCCAGCCAGTTCGGGAGAGAATGGAGagaaccagaaaaaaagcattttgaaaaattccAGTAAAAATGAGCCAAGTCTCGCGGAAGATGCGTCCCAGCAGAAGGCTGCCTCCAACACGGAAAAACCCACGGAAGGATCAGCGGAAGCTGCTCCAGACAAGGCCAACAGCACCAGTAAATCTCAGGCTAAACACTCCAGCGCTGCCCCTGCCGTCCATAATCTCCCAATCCAGGCTCTGTCGGGGTTAATCCGGCCGCAGTACAGCGACCCCAGGCAGGTGAGGCAGCCGGGACAGGTAACGCAGGCCCCGGAGAGCGATCCCAACGGGGAGTCGGATGATAAATCCTTGAAAGATGTTTTCAAGACTTTCGATCCAACTGCTTCCCCGTTTTGTTAG
- the ZC3H6 gene encoding zinc finger CCCH domain-containing protein 6 isoform X3, with the protein MERTERPHKKSSSSSYRDYDSSFSQHGHVSGNYMSSQKMQHKKNVKSKEYDNYSHYSDENFGNYNEEEKDEDFADQLKQYRQAKETSSGDLGPPFPKEPVKKQGMKGIQKGYSCFPGISQRGNNYNVGRGRGMQKKLKRKDRGRGRGGNKGSDGFHEDGKPVKKWVNMSQEFINQHTVEHKGKQICKYFLEGRCIKGEQCKFDHDAEIEKKKEICKFYIQGYCTKGENCIYLHNEFPCKFYHTGAKCYQGDKCKFSHAPLTAETKELLDKVLNNEEEPQNEDEKELEELRKRGIVPLPKPPPGVGLLPTPPEQYPFSESDMENYQDPSGDYKKIPSLFEIVVKPTVDLAHKIGKKPPTFYNSGSPPRPPFQGNDPHSQHMYNPGSSPGPGPGMSQGHNGPPMHPGSPGHHPCGGPQGPGMPQSPPMQGVPPGYMGPQNQTGMPMQGQQGGPPLTPPGMGGSYNSPGVQGHMVNMPRDNHCPPGPQYQQMAGEYEPMQNPADFYDNYYSHQAVHNFQPANNSGDGAWHGEFTDHQAHLMAPESHAGGSESDCMGGHMGHNQGINVPDFLPAMQKALYARLSQKHQRDGDSASSQGQRAMSKDEDDNVNWYSSSEEEEGSSVKSILKTLKKQSENFRNRQQHSTEQHMLGMPTDPRLAKDKGVGAQAADPRLRASPRPNPRKPSESASLDPRLARDPRMHKVSEGAHPGPSLAGAKLDLHHAHAGVKVKQKGLDDDEEDSERELRERAFLIPLEPLPGVTLRDPRSQLRQFSHIKMDVTLMKPNFAKHIVWAPEDLLPIPLPKPDPVSSINLPLPPLIADQRLNKLRNLKNDPHPNAMPADPRLAAKAKNSLVGRGGYLDPSTDSHASSSSKLGDPRLQKNVDPRLHRLSSADTHHGVGKDSHPPKFDPRLARAAASSSQPSEATTPKPDPDALPPYAPKLSSSGVRLGTPGSILSGISLYDPRDHSSSSDTAPASSGENGENQKKSILKNSSKNEPSLAEDASQQKAASNTEKPTEGSAEAAPDKANSTSKSQAKHSSAAPAVHNLPIQALSGLIRPQYSDPRQVRQPGQVTQAPESDPNGESDDKSLKDVFKTFDPTASPFC; encoded by the exons ATGGAGCGCACGGAAAGGCCCcacaaaaaaagcagcagctcttcctaCAGGGATTATGATTCCTCCTTCAGTCAG CATGGACACGTGTCAGGGAATTACATGAGTTCCCAGAAAATGCAGCataaaaaaaatgtcaaaagtaAGGAATATGACAACTACAGTCATTACAGTGATGAAAACTTTGGCAATTACAACGAGGAGGAAAAGGATGAGGATTTTGCTGACCAGCTCAAACAGTACAGACAAGCTAAGGAGACTTCCAGTGGGGATTTGGGACCTCCATTCCCAAAGGAACCAGTGAAGAAACAGGGCATGAAAGGGATCCAGAAAG GTTATTCCTGTTTTCCAGGCATTTCCCAACGAGGGAACAACTACAACGTTGGAAGGGGGCGTGGAATGCAAAAGAAGCTGAAGCGCAAAGATCGCGGCAGGGGCAGAGGCGGCAATAAAGGATCCGATGGCTTCCATGAG gaTGGCAAACCAGTGAAGAAATGGGTTAATATGAGCCAGGAGTTCATCAACCAGCACACAGTGGAGCACAAGGGCAAACAGATCTGTAAATACTTCCTTGAAGGGAGGTGCATTAag GGTGAACAGTGTAAATTTGATCATGATGCAgagattgaaaagaaaaaggaaatctgtAAGTTTTACATCCAGGGTTACTGCACCAAAGGAGAGAACTGCATTTATTTGCACAAT GAATTCCCCTGCAAGTTTTACCACACAGGAGCAAAGTGTTATCAAGGAGATAAATGCAAATTCTCTCACGCGCCCCTGACTGCAGAaaccaaggagctgctggataaG GTTTTGAATAATGAGGAGGAACCCCAGAATGAAGatgagaaggagctggaggagctccGGAAGCGGGGCATCGttccccttcccaaaccccCGCCGGGGGTCGGACTCCTGCCAACGCCCCCGGAGCAATATCCCTTCTCCGAGTCCGACATGGAGAATTACCAAGATCCTTCAGGAGATTATAAGAAAATCCCATCTCTTTTTGAAATTGTTGTGAAGCCCACCGTGGATTTGGCACACAAAATTGGGAAGAA GCCACCAACCTTCTACAACAGCGGGTCACCCCCGCGGCCGCCGTTCCAGGGCAACGacccccactcccagcacatGTACAACCCAGGCTCGAGTCCAGGGCCAGGCCCTGGCATGTCCCAGGGTCACAACGGGCCCCCGATGCACCCCGGCTCTCCTGGGCACCATCCCTGCGGAGGCCCCCAGGGGCCGGGAATGCCGCAGAGCCCCCCCATGCAGGGCGTTCCCCCGGGCTACATGGGCCCGCAGAACCAGACTGGAATGCCcatgcagggccagcagggggGGCCGCCCCTCACCCCGCCGGGGATGGGAGGATCCTACAATTCCCCCGGAGTGCAGGGACACATGGTGAACATGCCaagggacaatcactgccccCCGGGGCCGCAGTACCAGCAGATGGCCGGCGAGTACGAGCCCATGCAGAACCCGGCTGACTTCTATGACAACTATTATTCCCACCAAGCTGTACACAACTTCCAGCCAGCCAATAATTCTGGAG ATGGAGCCTGGCACGGGGAATTCACGGATCACCAGGCTCACCTCATGGCTCCGGAGTCGCACGCGGGCGGGAGCGAGTCGGACTGCATGGGCGGCCACATGGGCCACAACCAGGGCATCAACGTGCCCGACTTCCTGCCCGCCATGCAGAAGGCCCTGTATGCCAGGCTCAGCCAGAAGCACCAGCGGGATGGAgactctgccagcagccagggccagAGGGCCATGAGCAAAGATGAAG ATGACAATGTCAACTGGTATTCCAGcagtgaggaggaagaggggagcAGTGTTAAATCAATCCTCAAAACCTTAAAGAAACAAAGCGAAAACTTTAGGAATCGGCAACAACATTCCACGGAGCAGCACATGCTTGGGATGCCAACGGATCCCAGGCTGGCAAAAGACAAAGGTGTGGGGGCTCAGGCTGCTGACCCGCGACTCCGCGCGTCCCCAAGGCCCAATCCCAGGAAACCTTCGGAGTCGGCGTCCCTGGATCCCCGGCTGGCCCGCGATCCGCGGATGCACAAGGTCAGCGAGGGCGCCCATCCCGGCCCCTCCCTGGCCGGGGCCAAGCTGGATTTGCACCACGCCCACGCCGGAGTGAAGGTCAAGCAGAAAGGGCTggatgatgatgaggaggactcgGAGAGGGAGCTGAGGGAACGAGCTTTCCTCATTCCCTTGGAGCCTCTGCCGGGCGTCACGTTACGGGATCCCCGCTCCCAGCTGCGGCAGTTCAGCCACATTAAGATGGATGTGACCCTGATGAAACCCAACTTTGCCAAGCACATTGTGTGGGCCCCCGAGGACTTGCTCCCAATCCCTCTGCCTAAACCCGACCCCGTCTCTTCCATCAATTTacctctccctcctctcatTGCTGACCAGAGACTGAATAAACTGCGGAATCTGAAGAACGATCCACACCCCAACGCGATGCCAGCCGATCCCCGGCTCGCTGCCAAGGCCAAAAACAGCCTTGTGGGCCGGGGTGGCTACTTGGATCCATCCACAGATTCCCATGCCAGTAGCTCCAGCAAACTGGGGGATCCTCGCTTGCAAAAGAACGTTGATCCCAGACTCCACAGACTGTCGAGTGCAGACACTCACCACGGAGTCGGGAAGGATTCCCACCCTCCCAAGTTTGACCCCCGGcttgccagagctgctgccagctcatcccagccctcagAAGCCACGACTCCAAAACCCGACCCCGATGCTCTGCCTCCCTATGCGCCCAAATTATCATCCAGTGGTGTTAGGCTGGGAACTCCCGGCTCCATCCTGAGCGGGATCAGTTTGTACGATCCCAGGGATCACAGCTCATCCTCGGACACGGCTCCAGCCAGTTCGGGAGAGAATGGAGagaaccagaaaaaaagcattttgaaaaattccAGTAAAAATGAGCCAAGTCTCGCGGAAGATGCGTCCCAGCAGAAGGCTGCCTCCAACACGGAAAAACCCACGGAAGGATCAGCGGAAGCTGCTCCAGACAAGGCCAACAGCACCAGTAAATCTCAGGCTAAACACTCCAGCGCTGCCCCTGCCGTCCATAATCTCCCAATCCAGGCTCTGTCGGGGTTAATCCGGCCGCAGTACAGCGACCCCAGGCAGGTGAGGCAGCCGGGACAGGTAACGCAGGCCCCGGAGAGCGATCCCAACGGGGAGTCGGATGATAAATCCTTGAAAGATGTTTTCAAGACTTTCGATCCAACTGCTTCCCCGTTTTGTTAG